A region of uncultured Desulfobacter sp. DNA encodes the following proteins:
- a CDS encoding GSCFA domain-containing protein produces MKDFKYPQQYYSPYHIGLHADLKNAERYPFVKRTVLNKYSTHSMLNELERIFQPEKFSLSERGLIEVGPDAWQDCQANHSAVLSKNDANAARDILDKAAYKIKEADVVIFTLGLTEVWKDNETGLILNHPPNKRYIEKMPKRFSFFNSTFSKTKKALLDCIQLLENFVKPDIKIILTVSPVPLGMTFNQEDIIVANNYSKSQLVTVAREICSEFKNVDYYPSYEIVMNSPFQSTWKEDRSHPKLDVIEAVIERFIKLYFDDNQNTVLYSAK; encoded by the coding sequence TTGAAAGATTTCAAATATCCTCAACAATACTATTCGCCATATCATATCGGCCTACATGCTGATTTAAAAAATGCAGAACGATATCCTTTTGTAAAAAGAACCGTTCTCAATAAATATTCCACACATTCTATGCTAAATGAGTTAGAAAGAATTTTTCAGCCGGAAAAATTTTCATTATCTGAACGTGGATTAATAGAAGTCGGTCCCGACGCTTGGCAAGATTGCCAAGCAAACCACTCTGCAGTTTTGTCAAAAAATGACGCAAATGCGGCAAGAGACATTTTGGACAAAGCGGCATATAAAATAAAAGAAGCAGACGTGGTAATTTTTACATTAGGTCTCACCGAAGTTTGGAAAGACAATGAAACGGGGTTAATTCTCAATCATCCTCCTAACAAGAGGTATATTGAAAAGATGCCAAAACGTTTTTCATTTTTTAATTCGACATTCAGTAAAACTAAAAAAGCTCTTTTAGACTGTATTCAATTGTTGGAAAATTTCGTGAAGCCGGATATCAAAATTATATTGACAGTATCTCCTGTACCACTGGGTATGACTTTTAATCAGGAGGACATTATTGTCGCAAACAATTATTCAAAATCTCAACTTGTAACTGTCGCCAGAGAAATTTGTAGTGAATTTAAAAATGTTGATTATTATCCAAGCTATGAAATAGTTATGAACTCTCCGTTTCAATCCACTTGGAAAGAAGATCGATCTCATCCAAAATTGGATGTCATAGAAGCGGTAATTGAAAGATTTATAAAACTGTATTTTGATGATAATCAAAATACAGTTTTATACTCTGCTAAATAG